A genomic window from Lycium barbarum isolate Lr01 chromosome 4, ASM1917538v2, whole genome shotgun sequence includes:
- the LOC132634831 gene encoding cation/H(+) antiporter 18-like, which translates to MATPAAPKCPAPMKATSNGVFQGDDPLNYALPLAIVQICLVLVLTRVLAYVLRPLRQPRVVAEIIGGILLGPSALGRNEKFLHTIFPPKSLTVLDTLANFGLLFFLFLVGLELDPKSLRRTGKNALCIALAGISFPFALGIGTSFALRATISQGVNQGPFLVFMGVALSITAFPVLARILAELKLLTTDVGRMAMSAAAVNDVAAWILLALAIALSGNGSSPLISLWVLLCGAGFVGICIFVGPPIFKWMARRCADGEPVDEIYVCATLAAVLAAGFVTDTIGIHALFGAFVLGVLVPKEGPFAGALVEKVEDLVSGLFLPLYFVSSGLKTNVATIQGAQSWGLLVLVIFTSCFGKIVGTIVVSLLCKMPVQEALTLGFLMNTKGLVELIVLNIGKDRGVLNDQTFAIMVLMALFTTFITTPIVISVYKPAKLAVTEYKHRTIERKDTSKQVRMLTCFYSTRNIPTLINLIEVSRGTEKKEGLRVYAMHLMELSERSSAILMVHKVKRNGLPFWNKGDVSDTNQVVVAFETFEHLSKVSIRPTTAISPMNSMHEDIITSAQSKRVAMIILPFHKHQRLDGHFETTRTDLRHVNRRVLQHAPCSVGILVDRGLGGASHVPASNVDFTITILFFGGHDDREALAYGVRMAEHPGITLVVVRFVVAPEVAGGSVKVDMNQNSSPEAQPADEVVISGLKQRISKDGSIKYEEKTVKDAAETFEAIKSYNRCNLYLVGRMPEGQVVASLNKKSECPELGPIGNLLISTAFSTTASILVVQQYRSQLSQDALSSLEEGESSEGNESN; encoded by the exons ATGGCTACACCTGCAGCACCGAAATGTCCAGCACCCATGAAAGCTACCTCTAATGGAGTATTCCAAGGGGATGATCCATTAAATTATGCACTTCCTCTAGCCATTGTACAGATATGTTTAGTACTTGTTCTTACCCGTGTCCTTGCCTATGTTCTCCGTCCATTGAGACAACCGCGTGTCGTAGCTGAGATTATT GGAGGAATCTTACTAGGTCCATCTGCTCTAGGTCGCAACGAGAAGTTTCTGCATACAATATTTCCACCAAAGAGCCTAACAGTGTTGGATACTTTAGCCAACTTTGgcctccttttctttcttttcctggTTGGGTTGGAGTTAGATCCAAAGTCTCTTCGTCGTACTGGGAAGAATGCTCTATGTATTGCCCTTGCTGGAATCAGTTTCCCCTTTGCATTAGGAATAGGAACATCCTTTGCTCTCAGAGCAACTATATCACAAGGGGTTAATCAAGGCCCTTTTCTGGTGTTCATGGGAGTGGCTCTCTCTATCACTGCTTTTCCTGTTTTGGCTCGTATTCTAGCTGAACTCAAACTTTTAACAACAGATGTTGGTCGAATGGCCATGTCTGCTGCAGCAGTCAATGATGTGGCTGCATGGATTTTGCTTGCTCTTGCTATTGCCCTCTCAGGTAATGGTAGTTCTCCCCTTATTTCGCTTTGGGTCCTCTTGTGTGGGGCTGGTTTTGTGGGAATCTGCATATTCGTTGGTCCTCCTATATTCAAATGGATGGCTAGACGTTGTGCTGATGGTGAGCCTGTAGATGAGATATATGTGTGCGCTACACTAGCAGCAGTTTTGGCTGCTGGATTTGTCACTGATACTATTGGTATTCATGCCCTATTTGGGGCTTTTGTGCTTGGAGTTCTTGTACCAAAAGAAGGACCATTCGCAGGCGCACTAGTGGAAAAAGTTGAGGACCTTGTATCCGGTTTATTCCTTCCACTCTACTTTGTCTCCAGTGGATTGAAAACAAATGTTGCGACTATTCAGGGGGCTCAATCATGGGGTCTTCTTGTTCTTGTCATATTTACGTCATGCTTTGGGAAGATTGTTGGTACTATTGTGGTCTCACTCCTTTGCAAGATGCCTGTTCAGGAGGCTCTGACTCTCGGTTTCTTGATGAATACTAAAGGTTTAGTCGAGCTCATCGTTCTCAATATTGGCAAAGACAGAGGG GTACTGAATGATCAAACATTTGCCATCATGGTGTTGATGGCTCTCTTCACAACATTCATCACAACTCCTATTGTGATATCAGTATACAAGCCGGCTAAACTAGCTGTGACTGAATACAAGCATAGAACTATAGAGAGGAAAGACACGAGCAAGCAAGTCCGAATGTTGACTTGTTTCTACAGCACAAGAAACATTCCCACACTGATCAATCTCATTGAAGTTTCTCGGGGAACTGAGAAGAAGGAAGGACTTCGCGTCTATGCCATGCACCTTATGGAGCTTTCTGAAAGGTCATCAGCAATTTTGATGGTCCACAAGGTTAAAAGGAATGGGCTGCCCTTTTGGAATAAAGGGGATGTTTCAGATACAAACCAAGTAGTGGTTGCTTTCGAGACATTTGAGCACCTTAGCAAAGTATCCATTCGACCAACAACAGCAATCTCTCCCATGAACAGCATGCACGAGGACATAATCACTAGTGCCCAGAGCAAGAGGGTTGCCATGATAATCCTCCCGTTCCACAAGCACCAGCGACTTGATGGACACTTCGAAACCACCAGAACTGATCTAAGGCACGTGAACCGAAGAGTTCTTCAGCATGCACCATGTTCAGTTGGCATATTAGTAGACCGAGGTCTCGGTGGAGCATCTCATGTGCCTGCTAGCAATGTTGACTTTACAATAACTATCTTGTTCTTCGGAGGCCATGATGACCGGGAAGCACTTGCTTATGGTGTGCGTATGGCTGAGCACCCCGGTATTACACTAGTCGTGGTACGTTTTGTTGTTGCTCCCGAGGTTGCAGGGGGCAGTGTCAAGGTAGACATGAACCAGAACTCCAGTCCCGAGGCTCAACCCGCGGACGAAGTGGTAATATCTGGCTTGAAACAGAGAATCTCAAAGGATGGATCGATCAAGTACGAAGAGAAGACAGTTAAGGATGCTGCGGAAACTTTTGAAGCAATAAAATCTTATAACAGGTGCAATCTTTATCTAGTTGGAAGAATGCCTGAAGGCCAAGTTGTTGCTTCTTTGAACAAAAAAAGTGAATGTCCAGAATTGGGGCCTATCGGAAACTTGTTAATATCGACTGCATTTTCAACTACGGCATCTATTTTGGTGGTGCAGCAGTATCGTAGCCAATTATCTCAGGACGCATTGAGTTCTTTGGAGGAAGGAGAGTCATCAGAAGGAAATGAATCTAACTAA